The DNA window AATATCAAAGTAAGgcttcagagcagcagctcacagaccAACAGGTGACGTTATGTTctgtgtccacatacttttgaccatgtggtttattttattgttcattCAACATCTCTCCACATTGTTGTGAaaggtccccagaggatgaaccttgTATTGACTCTGACTTTTCCTCAGCCTCACATGAAACTGTCCTGTTGAGACTCGCTGGTTAAATCATCTTGTTGTTTGCTCCAGATGTTGGACTCTGTGTGTCTCCTGATAATCTCCACTGGGGCTGAATGTGTCAACGGAGTTTCTCCTTCCAGCGTAAATGAGTGAGCTCATGTGAACATCATTATCTGTTATATGAACCTCCCACCTTTACAAGAACACTGTGGGTTTATACCTGCACAGATGTGTGtagttgtgagtgtgtgtttgtgtcctgctCACGTTTCAATGGTTCCATCAAACAGTTTCCACTGATTCTTACTGGGAAACAAAGGTGATTTTAtaagaaatgaataaaaggAGCTGGTCTGGGTCCAGAAACCAACGTGGTTCAGTCCAGAGACTCTTGACGTTGACAGAGGAATCAGctatttattcagattttaatAAGCAGGAACAGGTTGAACTCAGTTCAGTTGAATGAAGTTAAGACTTTAGAAAAGATTATAATTCACTTGATTGAAGAAGAAACTGTCTGGAGCTTCAGAATCACTGGAGATGTTTCAGATGTTGCTTTTACAGACCACATCCTGCCAGATAGGACGACAGGTCCTGGCCCTGACAGTGCTGACGCCACGCCACCCTGAAACCACACAGAGGGACATCACTCATCTGTCAACACGGGATGTGAACACTGTCAATCATGTGATCAGGTCTCACCAGGCTCCGATCCCGTTTGGATCCTGGACCACTCTTTTGGCACATTTGATCGccacaatgacatcatcagtcagAAGCTCTGTGGAGACACACAGGACATTGTTGAGACACCAGAGTATctgaagacaaagtgagagacaTCCGAGTATctgaagacaaagtgagagacaTCCGAGTATctgaagacaaagtgagagacatcagaatatctgaagacaaagtgagagacaCCAGAAtatctgaagacaaactgagagacaTCCGAGTATctgaagacaaagtgagagacaTCAGAGTATctgaagacaaagtgagagacaCCAGAATATctgaagacaaagtgagagacatctgagtatctgaagacaaagtgagagacatcagaatatctgaagacaaagtgagagacatcagaatatctgaagacaaagtgagagacaCCAGAAtatctgaagacaaactgagagacaTCCGAGTATctgaagacaaacagagacatccGAGTATTtgaagacaaagtgagagacaCCAGAAtatctgaagacaaactgagagacaTCCGAGtatctgaagacaaactgagagacaTCCGAGTATctgaagacaaagtgagagacatcagaatatctgaagacaaactgagagacaTCCGAGtatctgaagacaaactgagagacaTCAGAGTATctgaagacaaagtgagagacaTCAGAGTATTtgaagacaaagtgagagacaCCAGAAtatctgaagacaaactgagagacaTCCAAGTATctgaagacaaagtgagagacatcagaatatctgaagacaaactgagagacaTCCGAGtatctgaagacaaactgagagacaTCAGAGtatctgaagacaaactgagagacaTCCGAGTATctgaagacaaacagagacatccgagtatctgaagacaaactgagagacaTCCGAGTATctgaagacaaagtgagagacaTCAGAGtatctgaagacaaactgagagacaTCCGAGTATctgaagacaaagtgagagacatcagaatatctgaagacaaagtgagagacatcagaatatctgaagacaaagtgagagacatcagaatatctgaagacaaagtgagagacatcagaatatctgaagacaaactgagagacaCCAGAAtatctgaagacaaactgagagacaCCAGAAtatctgaagacaaactgagagacaTCCGAGTATctgaagacaaacagagacatccGAGTATTtgaagacaaagtgagagacatcagaatatctgaagacaaactgagagacaTCCGAGTATctgaagacaaagtgagagacatcagaatatctgaagacaaactgagagacaTCCGAGtatctgaagacaaactgagagacaTCCGAGTATctgaagacaaagtgagagacatcagaatatctgaagacaaactgagagacaTCCGAGTATctgaagacaaagtgagagacatcagaatatctgaagacaaactgagagacaCCAGAAtatctgaagacaaactgagagacaTCCGAGTATCTGAAGACATCAGAGTTTTACAGAATGAAGAAATATGTCTCTCAGGAGAGacactgaatataaaacaggaacagaaacttttctttttgtttcagacaaacaataaaatgaagatGAACTTCTCCTTTATACGTGCTGATAGAAAATCACTGACTGTCTTATCTTAGATGCTACAACGTGTATGGAAGAGACAATTAGCTGAATGTTAAAATACGGATGAAATAATCCAGTTAAAATACAGGttaactgttgtgttttgtgcagtttgtgttttcatgctgtgGCCTCAGTCAAACCCAGTTTGAAAGAGTGAAATGGTGTTCGCCGAGTGGTTGGGTGTATAAGTGAGGGGAGGGTGAGTACAGAGCGCTGGTGGATGGTTTTGTAGAGTGGGCCGGTAAAAATCATCTGCTTCCGAATGTGGCCAAGaccagggaggaggaagaggaggtttcACAGCCACTGTGTATTCTGGGAGAGGATGTTGTGACAGTGGAGGATCACAAGTACCTGGGCGTCCACATCCACAACGGACTGAAGTGGAAAACATCGATGTTGTCTGCAAGAAAGAATGAGCAGACTATTCCCTGAGGAAGCTCAGATGTTTCAACGTGTGCAGCCAGATGTTGGAGATCTTCAGTCAGTCTGTTGCAGCCGGTGTTCTGTACTTTGCTGTGGTCTGCTGGAGGAGCAGCCTCGGAGCCGGTGACACCAACAGACTGAACCAGCTGATTCAGAAGGCTGGCTCCGTCACTGGCTGCAAACCAGACTCTTTGGAAGTgttggtggagaggaggacacTGAATAATCTCTTATCCATCATGGACAATCAGGACCACCCTCTCCACCACCTGGTGGACAGACAGCGGAGAACCTTCTCCAACAGACTGCTTCAGCTCCACAAGGACAGATACAGGAAGTCTTTCCCACAGCAATAAGACTGTACAATTCCCACCTCTGATAGTACTTGCTAGTACTTACTGCTGCAATAACagtcaattatttatttattttgctcatattatattcatactCATTTGACCACATTTggtaatatttatatttagtcaTGTCAAATACCGCACCTTGTCTTTTGTGTCTTACTCTCTGTGAatgttgaactgctgctgttcCCAACTGGGATCATAAAGTTCCTCTATCTATCTAAATGGTTTGAAACGGTGTGAAACTGTGTTTGGTTAGTTTGGTTGTGCTGGTTATTCACTGACCACTGCATCTGATGTTACAGGCGTTAGAAGTGGGCGTCTGGCTGTCGTTACACCACCAGCGACTGTTGATCTGGAAGATGCCGTAGTCAGTGGATCCATCAGTGTTGTGGTTGGTGGCTCTGGTGTTGTAGTGTGACTCCCACTCACTCAGACAAACCCCTGAAACATCACAGAGCAACAACAACTGTTTATGTTGATTCACCGAATGATTCTTTGGTTCAGACGTAAATCAAGACGGACACAtgtccactttctcccactgtaaaaacatgaagccaaaatatctacaagcgctgccatcttgtgttgACGATGCCCCGCCCATACGCCATTCGGcgaatcatgagtcagtctcagctgtcaatcatgacgttgacttgaacaaacaaaaaggaacTACCcaagtgtgatgagaactacatCTCTCATCTAACATCTCGTCTGCACTTACAGTTAGCCAGACTGATGCCACGGTAACCATCCATCCCCTGATTTCTCAGCAGTCGGGCCCATTCACAGCGTTCGTAGACTCGAGCGTTGGCCACAGCCACGAGGAGCAGAACCACCAGAGTCCTCATGATGTTTCTCTGATTGTCTCCACAGCTGCAGCTACTCAGTGACTTTTATACTGGACGAGCTGTGTTTGGTTTCAGGTTCGTTATCACAGTGGAACATGTGACGAGAAGCACAAGATCCCAGTTCAACTTCAGCTGTgataaaaataacagtaaaactACTGGTTCCTTCTTTCAGTAAGAGGTCAGTTTCCTGTAAACAcagtttcactctttcactGTTTCTCCTTGAAGTGAATGTGTTGAAACATTTACTGCTTTGTTGTGTACATGATCTGACAGACAGGAAAAgatttaatttcttatttcttaCCCCTAACCCTTTGTTGGACCTGCTCAGGCCCACTGTGGCCACTAGAGGGCCCAGACCAGAGCTTGTCCCAGAAgacaattagattttttttaattaaagggaCCACTTTCTGCCATGGACCATGTCtctccaagtggacgtcttcatCTTCTACATGTaaggctcctcttcttcatcctgagatatttgtgttcttccagtgtCGCAtgagaaacctcatcaacacgtccactcactgtgaattttccatCGACCTGACAGTTTTGTTTAAAACTGACATTTTCTCTGATTACATACGATGTAAAAAATGACACAGAAGCCGATGTGACCATGTGGAAATATAAAGTTCATTTTGACTGATTGAGTTCATGatgctttgtatttttaataatttaatagtCAGAGtttgttaaagttaaattaGAAGAACAGGAGCTTCAGTCCACAGCTGCAGACTCAGTCCTGATTTCCTCAGCTCCCTCACTGGTGAGAAAACAGATCCTGGATTCACTGAATGTGTCTCATCTGATCCAACGAGACCTacttcatgtttttctctgctgagctgctgctgaggttCTTTGTGATATCTTGggattttattctttttgctCAGCGTTGGGAAAACTTCAACATTTGTGagacaatttaaataaatgagatGTACAGGAACAgtatgtttttctctgtcaaaAGCAAAAAGTGTTTGAGATGACAATGTTCTAACTGTAAAGTTTCTGTTGAACGTCCAGATGAGCTGTTTTTACCTGAGTGATAAAGTAGAACTcaacagtccctttatattAATCATCATAACCACACACATCAGTCCTCTACATGATTCATTTCATTCGGATACATtcattattatgaattattccctgCAAATCActgaaaatggcaaaaaaaaatcctcctgtCACACAAATTACATCCAGAAATCAGAAAAGAGAAGAGTGGAGTTGAAGAAAGAAGTGATGAAGAAggaacaaagagagggagagagggattagaaggactgaagaagaagagtcagAGAGAACGACGGAGATGGAATGATGGAGGATAAAAGAGCAggatgaaagaggaggaggagaggagggcagGTTGTTAATTTCAGGGCTGGTATCTCTGAGACTGCAGAACATCCAGGGTCACGAGAGCatgacttttattctgaaagagaCGCTCTGACCCtgggacacagacagagggggggggggggggggggggggtgtctgttgtaaaagtaaatcttcacTTAGTTTAATTCCACATTAACATTTCTAACCTCATGATGTGAACGGAACTCATAAATAGATTGAAtacaggagctggtggaggctTCACATCTGAAActgaagagatgaagagcagTGATATATTCTTCATCATCTCGTCGTCATAGAGTCAGAGATCACAGATCAACCACTTTACAACATGTCAGCTCTAACTCCTGCTCTGCTTGATAAACATAGTGAAGCATGTACAATGCATCTTTAATAAACAATGATGTATTCTGTGATCTGGAGAAAATACTGACATACATCAGACATGTTCATGTCCAGCTGATAACATGAGCttccaaaaaacatttaaaacacaaacatcatatGTTTCATATGTTTCATATGTTTCATATGTTCAAACTCTTcaaactatgtgtgtgtgtgtgtgtctgtgtgtctgtgtgtgtgtgtgtgtgtctctgtgtgtgtgtgtgtgtctgtgtgtgtctctgtgtgtctgtgtgtgtgtgtgtctctgtgtgtgtctctgtgtctctgtgtgtgtctctgtgtgtctgtgtgtgtgtgtgtgtctctgtgtgtgtgtctctgtgtgtgtgtgtctctgtgtgtgtgtgtgtgtgtctctgtgtgtgtctgtgtgtgtgtgtgtgtctctgtgtgtgtgtgtatgtgtgtgtgtgtgtctgtgtgtgtctgtgtgtgtgtgtctctgtgtgtgtgtgtgtctgtgtgtgtgtctctgtgtctgtctctgtgtgtatgtgtgtctctgtgtctgtgtgtgtgtgtgtgtgtgtctgtgtgtgtctctgtgtgtatgggtgtctctgtgtgtgtgtgtgtctctgtatgtgtgtgtgtgtgtctgtgtgtgtgtgtgtgtctgtgtgtgtgtctctgtgtgtatctgtgtgtgtgtgtgtctgtgtgtgtgtgtgtgtgtgtctctgtgtctgtgtgtgtctctgtgtgtgtgtgtctctctgtgtgtgtgtgtctctgtgtctgtgtgtgtctctgtgtgtgtgtgtgtgtgtgtgtgagtgtctctgtgtgtgtgtgtctctgtgagtgtctctgtgtgtgtgtgtgtctgtgtgtgtgtgtgtgtctctgtgtgtatgggtgtctctgtgtgtgtgtgtctctgtatgtgtgtgtgtgtgtctctgtgtgtgtgtgtgtctctgtgtgtatgggtgtctctgtgtgtgtgtgtctctgtgtgtgtctctgtgtgtgtgtgtgtctctgtgtgtgtgtgtgtctctgtgagtgtctctgtgagtgtctctgtgtgtgtgtgtgtctgtgtatgtgtgtctctgtgtgtgtgtgtctctgtgagtgtctctgtgtgtgtctctgtgtgtgtgtgtgtgtgtgtgtgtctgtgtgtgtgtgtgtctctgtgtgtgtctgtgtgtgtgtgtgtctgtgtgtgtgtgtgtgtgtccagactACAGATGTATCCCTCCTGTCGTAGCAGATTTGCTGCAGAGCCGAACACGAGCTGTTAATTGATGAATCTCCTCTGAGGCTCGTTCActtcagcagcagagaagagacagaagaactTTCCAGGTTCAGAAGAATCATGAGAAGAAGGAGACACATGTTAGAACTCATGTGACACGTGACACATGTTAGAACTCATGTGACACGTGACATGTGACACGTGACACAtgtagtctttctgtttgattggaggaaatgaatgaagcttCATCTGGTTGCCGTGGTAACATCATGATGTATCactagcagcatcagcaccttcaggcgcagtactctacagtactacagtacactacagtactctacagtactctacagtaatctacagtactacagtacactacagtactctacagtattacagtactctacagtaatctacagtactacagtacactacagtactctacagtaatctacagtactacagtacactacagtactctacagtactctacagtattacagtactctgcagtactctacagtactctacagtactctacagtactacagtacactacagtactctacagtactctacagtaatctacagtactacagtacactacagtattacagtactctacagtaatctacagtactacagtacactacagtactctacagtactacagtacactacagtactctacagtactctacagtattacagtactctgcagtactctacagtactctacagtactacagtactctacagtactacagtacactacagtactctacagtactctacagtaatctacagtactacagtacactacagtactctacagtactctacagtactctacagtaatctacagtactacagtacactacagtactctacagtactacagtacactacagtactctacagtacactacagtaatctacagtactacagtactctacagtactctacagtacactacagtactctacagtaatctacagtactacagtactctacagtactacagtacactacagtactctacagtactccacactagttcaaatacaccaaatgaacgtcctcgtggttcaaacattttatcgtgggaggtgaagactgcagctacttcctcttcttcttcttcctcttcttcttcttcctcttcttcttcttcttcctcttattcctcttcttcttctatggtttcatgtgtctctacttcctgtgattggttcaacaaagtgttttctgtgaaccagcagaaccaggttcagtttgatccagacccagaactcctcttctggtctgaggaacctttcacatTGAAGTTTagcttcagactgaactgacgAGTCTGAAGCTATGAAACAAACAAGTTTTTATTGGAACAAGAGAGTTAGTATCTTCTGAAAGGTTTTTAAACTTGATTTATTATGTagagaaacaaaaagctgaACTCTGAAACTGAGGCTGCATGTTGCCACCAATGCTCCCGTCAaagaataataatgacaataagaGAATATCATATTTCCATGGTAACAAAACTAGAAGTTTTCCgtctctgcagaga is part of the Paralichthys olivaceus isolate ysfri-2021 chromosome 18, ASM2471397v2, whole genome shotgun sequence genome and encodes:
- the lyz gene encoding lysozyme C — protein: MRTLVVLLLVAVANARVYERCEWARLLRNQGMDGYRGISLANWVCLSEWESHYNTRATNHNTDGSTDYGIFQINSRWWCNDSQTPTSNACNIRCSELLTDDVIVAIKCAKRVVQDPNGIGAWVAWRQHCQGQDLSSYLAGCGL